The Acanthopagrus latus isolate v.2019 chromosome 13, fAcaLat1.1, whole genome shotgun sequence genome contains a region encoding:
- the dlg2 gene encoding disks large homolog 2 isoform X9 — protein MMNHSMSSGSGSLRTNQKRSLYVRALFDYEKSKDSGLPSQGLSFRYGDILHVINASDDEWWQARRVTPHGDSEEMGVIPSKRRVERKERARLKTVKFNAKPGSFDSKGSFNDKRKKNFIFTRKFPFYKNKEGEQDGSDSDRSQEDVILSYEPVLRQEIHYARPVIILGPMKDRINDDLISEFPDKFGSCVPHTTRLKRDYEVDGRDYHFVMSREQMEKDIQEHKFIEAGQYNDNLYGTSVQSVKYVAERGKHCILDVSGNAIKRLQVAQLYPIAIFIKPKSIDSLMDMNKRLTEEQAKKTFDRAMRLEQEFGEFFTALVQGDTLEDIYNHCKQVIEEHSGPYIWIPSKEKL, from the exons ATGATGAACCACAGCATGAGCTCTGGGTCAGGATCCCTGCGAACCAATCAAAAGAGATCGCTTTACGTGAG GGCACTGTTTGATTATGAGAAGTCAAAGGACAGTGGCCTCCCCAGCCAAGGGCTCAGCTTCAGGTACGGGGACATCCTCCACGTCATCAATGCCTCAGATGATGAGTGGTGGCAGGCCCGCCGTGTTACCCCGCATGGGGACAGTGAGGAAATGGGTGTCATCCCAAGCAAGAGACG GGTGGAAAGGAAAGAGCGAGCGCGTCTAAAGACTGTGAAATTCAATGCCAAGCCTGGGTCATTTGATTCCAAAGGG TCATTCAATGACAAACGTAAAAAGAATTTCATCTTTACACGAAAGTTCCCATTCTACAAGAACAAAGAGGGTGAACAGGATGGCAGTGATTCAGACC GAAGTCAAGAGGACGTGATTCTCTCATATGAACCTGTGCTGCGGCAAGAAA tTCACTATGCCAGACCTGTCATAATCCTTGGCCCAATGAAGGACAGAATCAATGATGATCTGATATCAGAGTTCCCAGACAAGTTTGGCTCTTGTGTGCCAC ATACCACTCGGCTGAAGAGGGACTACGAGGTGGATGGGCGAGACTACCACTTTGTGATGTCCCGAGAGCAGATGGAGAAGGACATTCAGGAGCACAAGTTCATTGAGGCGGGACAGTACAATGATAATTTGTATGGAACCAGTGTCCAGTCTGTAAAATATGTGGCTGAAAGG GGGAAACACTGCATTCTGGATGTGTCTGGAAATGCCATCAAACGACTACAAGTTGCACAACTCTATCCCATCGCCATCTTCATAAAACCTAAATCTATTGATTCATTAAT GGACATGAATAAGAGACTGACAGAGGAACAAGccaagaaaacatttgacaggGCAATGAGGCTGGAGCAGGAGTTTGGTGAATTCTTTACAG CCCTGGTTCAAGGAGACACCTTAGAGGACATTTATAACCACTGCAAACAGGTCATAGAGGAACATTCAGGACCCTATATCTGGATCCCCTCAAAGGAGAAACTATAA